One part of the Flavobacterium johnsoniae UW101 genome encodes these proteins:
- a CDS encoding YtxH domain-containing protein produces the protein MKASSTILGFAAAAAAGALLGVLFAPDKGSNTRKKIKDKSKDYGDNIKTKFDGIVSTITSNGKEIIEEGKAKFNQVKDDFNTVKDEAKTVKSNY, from the coding sequence ATGAAAGCATCTAGCACAATTTTAGGTTTTGCAGCAGCGGCTGCAGCAGGAGCATTATTAGGAGTATTATTCGCACCAGATAAAGGTTCAAACACAAGAAAAAAAATCAAAGATAAATCGAAAGATTACGGAGATAATATCAAAACTAAATTTGATGGTATTGTAAGCACAATCACTTCAAATGGTAAAGAAATCATCGAAGAAGGAAAAGCAAAATTCAATCAAGTAAAAGATGATTTCAATACAGTTAAAGATGAAGCTAAAACTGTAAAATCGAACTACTAA
- a CDS encoding lmo0937 family membrane protein, translating to MSNLLYTIAVILVILWALGFFVYSFGSIIHILLVIAIIAVLLRLIKGREV from the coding sequence ATGTCAAACTTATTATATACCATCGCAGTGATACTTGTTATTCTGTGGGCTCTTGGATTCTTTGTTTACAGTTTTGGAAGTATTATTCACATTCTGCTGGTAATTGCCATAATTGCAGTATTACTAAGACTAATCAAAGGACGAGAAGTTTAA
- a CDS encoding porin family protein: MKMQTNFLCALTLFISASFGMLHAQDNNVNTEFGVKGGFNMSNLYGSGDDVDDNNILYGFNAGVYATLPISDFVAIQPEVLFTTKGAKLEYSGLVDGDAKFKLNYIEVPLLVRVNITKNFNVHAGGYASYLVSSKVTGSGDIEFNEDVNRDDLNKFDAGIAAGVGVDFDPISIGVRYNYGLTTVGKERTVLGNTYTFPDAKNSNLTLYLSYKLN, translated from the coding sequence ATGAAAATGCAAACAAATTTTTTATGCGCCTTAACACTTTTTATCTCAGCTTCATTTGGAATGCTGCACGCTCAGGACAATAATGTAAATACCGAGTTTGGTGTAAAAGGAGGATTTAATATGTCTAATCTATACGGAAGCGGTGATGATGTAGATGACAATAATATCTTATACGGATTTAATGCCGGTGTTTATGCAACATTACCAATTTCTGATTTTGTTGCCATTCAGCCAGAGGTTTTATTTACAACAAAAGGTGCAAAATTAGAATATAGCGGCCTTGTGGATGGAGATGCAAAATTTAAATTAAACTATATCGAAGTTCCTCTTTTAGTAAGAGTTAACATTACTAAAAACTTTAATGTTCATGCCGGTGGTTACGCTTCTTACCTTGTAAGTTCTAAAGTAACAGGCAGCGGGGATATCGAGTTTAACGAGGATGTAAACAGAGACGATCTTAACAAATTTGATGCTGGTATTGCTGCCGGTGTAGGTGTAGATTTTGACCCAATAAGTATTGGAGTACGTTATAACTACGGTCTTACTACTGTTGGAAAAGAAAGAACTGTTTTAGGAAATACTTATACGTTTCCAGATGCAAAAAACAGCAACTTGACATTATACCTTTCGTATAAGTTAAACTAA
- a CDS encoding DUF4142 domain-containing protein, which translates to MKARPVLKVIFKVLFLLIIICVSSCKKNNSIENTFKKNEAFTKNEEEETIAFFFIETANIGKTIISKSQIAQQKSSENSIVILGKKIENNQNRLLQEITELANKKLLIISEINASHRRDTYELITANSSNFDRVYLNSMKKCLEEQIKLLENVSKETNDKIILKLVLKYLPEQFDLLRETEAQIKNKIKKN; encoded by the coding sequence ATGAAAGCAAGACCCGTACTAAAAGTAATCTTCAAAGTACTCTTTTTATTAATTATAATTTGTGTTTCATCATGCAAAAAAAATAATTCGATAGAAAATACATTTAAGAAAAACGAAGCTTTTACAAAAAATGAAGAAGAAGAAACAATAGCCTTCTTTTTTATTGAAACGGCAAATATTGGAAAAACAATTATTTCAAAAAGTCAAATTGCACAACAAAAAAGTTCAGAAAATTCAATAGTGATTTTAGGTAAAAAAATCGAAAACAATCAAAATCGCCTGCTGCAGGAAATAACAGAATTAGCAAACAAAAAACTGCTTATCATTTCTGAAATAAATGCATCACACCGAAGAGATACTTACGAATTGATTACCGCTAATTCGTCAAATTTTGATCGGGTTTATTTGAATTCAATGAAAAAATGCCTCGAAGAGCAGATTAAGTTATTAGAAAACGTTTCGAAAGAAACCAACGATAAAATAATTTTAAAATTAGTATTGAAGTATTTACCTGAACAGTTTGATTTACTAAGGGAAACCGAAGCACAAATCAAAAATAAAATTAAAAAAAATTAA